The Cyanobacteriota bacterium sequence GAAGTAAGAGACTCGAAAATTTTGTGCCTGGTATTCATCTCGGAAAACAAAGTAGATTCCAAGTGCAACAGGGATAGAATCAACTCCTAGCACCTGGTCAATATAATTTTTAAGTTCTTCCTGTTCGTAGTATTTCTGAAATGTGTTACGACTCGTAATAACTCCATCTCCATAGGCAATCTGTCCGTGATTAATGTCGTCAATTAAAACCTGAGCAGCTACTATTAAAGCCTTTCGAGTTATACTCCACGCTCTAATCAGNNNNNNNNNNTAACATTTATTACATAACCTAAATTTACGATGTCTGCTGGTTGTATGGGGTTACTAGGAAAATAGTAAGGGTCCCAACCCATACTAGTGAAACCCTGCTTTTGCAGAATTTGGTAATCCAAACCGTGACCACAGCCATAGTCAAAGAAAGTTGTATCTTTAGTAAGTAGTCCAGCTTCTATAGCACAACGTACTGGCTTGGATAGACTCGATCGAACAATTGCAGATCGATGTCTTTGAACTGAATGACTTATCTCTTTGAACTCTTTACTAGATTGAGAG is a genomic window containing:
- a CDS encoding DNA phosphorothioation-associated methyltransferase; translated protein: LIRAWSITRKALIVAAQVLIDDINHGQIAYGDGVITSRNTFQKYYEQEELKNYIDQVLGVDSIPVALGIYFVFRDEYQAQNFRVSYF